The nucleotide window TCTCGGCTTTCAGTAAAACTCGCTGAAAAAAGTCAACAAAATATCGATTTATCTTATGTACACAACGAGAGCTTGCAGACGTtgcatcgaaaaaaaaagggggggggaaggggaACACAGCCAAAAATGTAGGATGATGATCTCTTTATCAAACTGTGTCATATATCTATTAacgttgttgttcttttcctttccccTCCAttgcccttttctttttttgcctttgACAAATAAGAGCGATGGATCAGTAAAACAAACACGAGACAATAACGCCAGACACATAAAATGCATCGCCAGGCGtatcttttttgttgtgtaTCGTTTAAAAAGTCGAACACAAACAGGGGCCGGTGATGTATCACGCttacataaataaaagaaaattaaaaaatattcgatCAGCACGGTCTAACGATCCGCTAGGTCTCCGTTGCACGGTCGTCGTCGATCACGTCCAGAGCGGACGCGTGCACACGTCAACCGTGAGCCAATTCTGTCATTTGACATAGTTCGATCTTTCGAAAGATGTGCGACGAATGATGAAATCTCGTGTTTCACTGAGGTATGGAATGTGAGATCGATCGCTGGTTTCATTATTTACGCGACCAACATATAACTATTACACAAACAAACAGCAACGAAATATTttcgggaaaagaaaattggaaaatATGAGTACAAAAATAGGGGAAATTTTATCTCTGTTTCACATGAGGCGCCATCTAATTTGAAAGATTCCAGATGTTCATGACCTCCGAAGCTAGCGGTCTCTTTTCAGGATCGTATTCAGTGGTGGCGATGAAAACGGCAATGGCAGTGCTGTAATCGGGCACTTCTGGAAGGTCTGGCAATGGAGGTCGAGTTCCCAGAGCTTCTTGGTAGGCCAAGTCAGGGCAATCCGATCCATAAGATttttcatcgtcttcttcatcttcttcttcatcttgcAGCAAATCGGCGTGAGGCACACAAAGGCTGAGCATCTCCCAAATGGTCAAACCTGGAGAAAAGCTACCGCTTATTTTACAGGTAATGATACAATTAGTAAACATTGAACAAACTTACCATAAGAAAATATATCGGCCTTGCAGGTAATGACGGCTTCGTCGTTCTCAAAGCTTCCGTCCATGTCGATTACTTCTGGAGCAGACCACGCCTGAGTTCCGATATAAAACTGATCTGGTTTGGCTTGGCCATTGGCTTCCTTGAGTGCCATAGCAACGCCAAAATCACACAGTTTGGCCACTTTAAAATCCCCAAAAATGAGTATGTTGCCACTTTTCATATCACCATGCATCAACAGCTTCTCTGTGTGTAGATACTCTAGGGCCCTGGCAATATCAATACCAACACATTTAATTTGGTGTGGTGGGAATGGGCCAGCCCTGCTGTCCAAACGTTGTTCAATGAGGTCCATCAAGCAATTCTCAGCTTTTTCCATTGCCAGACACCAGGTTCCATCTACTGCTTTGGTTAGTGTCCTGAAACCAATAATATTTGGATGTTCCAGTTTCTTGAGGATGTCTGCCTCTTCCAGTAAACGCTTACTAAAATCCTGGTGTTCTTGATTGGCAAATCGCTTTGCCACCTTTTTAACTGCCCATGGAGAGCGATAACCACCCCCAGAAATAGGGGCCCTTTCCATCAGATAAACGCTAACTCCTAATTAAACGAAGAAAAATAGAGTAACAAGAAAATTATGGTAACACTTTCACGAAAGATTCTATTACCTGTTCCATAGCCTAATCTTTCTAATGACGGTGATGCAGGGACGGTGATTTTTCTGCCAGGGCTTGCTTCAAACCCACCATTCTGGCCAAGGACTAACGAATGGAGCCTATTTTTCATAGGAGTTCTAAAATTATCGAAACTCATTTCTACTAATTTAAATCATCGTTACGTAAACCACAGTATTGAGTTTTAAGACGGGTACACCACTACACAGCCGTTGAGCCGATTCAAGTGTTTGAAAATTATTGACAGCCAGCGACAGCAATGCCATCTAACGAGTTGTTGATCTCTCGAATACTCAGGTATTAGAGAAGTACAATTGAAGAAAGTGCAATTGTGGCATACAAgttaagaaataaaataataataaccatTACTAAACTCTTATACTCTTAAAGCAGTGAAATCTATTTGCACTCTAACTTCTACTGTCTGTTTGAGGGTCTAGTCTGGTCTACTTGCTAGTCGTATTCCTGCATAACCAGCCCACCTGGGGTTTGCAAAATAAGCCGAGCCAAGTCCTTGTTGTAGGATTGCTTATTCGCGTGTTTCATCTTTCATTAGACGATGAATAACGAAAGAAATTCACTTTCTAATTTGACTTTCCTTCCCTAAATAATTAAATAGTTTTTAGGTGCCTTGTTAAGATTCGCAAGGTGAAGGAGGAGGTATGAAGGAAAATCAATTCCGTTAGTTGAACCAGTCCTATCGAGGTTTCATGCAAAGTGCCCgttgtttaagtaaaaaacGAGGAGTGTGTGCCAAAAGCTGAAACTAGCTGGTGCTAAAATGAccaatttaatttatttttttggtacTTGTTCAGGAAACCAGTTTTATCTTGTTTGAAGGCTGGGGCATACATTTAATAGCAATTCCACGAACACAAAGCGCGATATGGGCGTACGCCAAAGTTACCCTATAAGTATTCAGTGAAAaccagttcgatgaaattaattaaatGCCACGAGTACATAAAACCACCCGGCACTTCATTTAAACCCCAGGTCACTTattagcgttttttttttcttcttcttctttttcttctattcgCTTCTTTCTCAATATTAAAAACGCTAGCTGCGTTATTAGTAAAATAAGAAATCTGGTTTTTTGTACATAGCTTGAACTCCTTTAGGTTAGCGGTCAACGTCCAACAGTTCAGATTCTGTTAAGCATATGCGTATATCAATAACATAACAATTGTTGCTAGTAAAGGAAATGCATTTGTCCTATCAACAATCacaaggttttcttttttccccattttatTCCAATAACTAAGTTAAAGACAGTAAACTGTGGCGTAGCATTAAACATAACGGTTATGATTTCTATTTCCTTTGGTGATGATAGCATCattcacacaacaacaacaaaaaacccaaACCAAGTTTCCCGGTTTCATTTATTGTCTCATCCCGACCGCGCCATTGTTTGCTTTAGATAACAATTCTATGTTGTTGGTCAGGGAATAACATTATCTGGTTTTGCCTTCAGATAAAACCGAGCAAGCTCAACAGAAGGGTTAGCAATGGTCTATGAGGAGATCAACAAAAGAGCCATACAAGGTTTCAGCTGCAGATCCCGTCATTGCTGTTTCGTCCTGAATTGAACAAAAACCAAGAAAAGTTGATTCTCACAATTTCATTCTGTCCAGTATTTTGTTGAGCCATTTCATTCGTCCCTCTAGGCTTATTTCACAAGCACGAGCGAAGCAGTTGAGATACGCAAATTTCAACACCGTCTCTTTTTATGCATTCATATCAATAAAAACTCTTCGGCGAAAAAAGGTGGACGATCATCATCACCATTGAATTCTCCAGTCACGACCTGCCTCGTTGACAAGGGCATTCGACGTTGAAACCCGGACCTGGACAAATCTTTGATCGGGAATCGAATCCGATGATCCATTGGTTTGATAGACACGTGCGGTGGCCTTCGTTATCAATGCAATAAAATATTCTTCAAAAAGGAGATAATCAAATGGGAAAGTTCAGACGTATGGTAAAAGTCGAACAAGAACCGAACCAGTTGTGTCCTGAAGTGACCCATTTGGCCGCATGAAAAATTCAATCCAGACGATGCTATTGGCTTTGTTCTCGAATCCTTGTCGGGAGGGCGTTGAGGCCGGATTGAGCCACAATTTATTGTACTAGAACGATAGCTGTCCCATCATAATTTTGAACATTGACGTGTCATGATACCAtataaataacaataaaaagttGAAAACAGGTTGGAAAAGATACAACCTATACAGACAGTTGAGGCTCTTTTAATTCCGGTGGATGATCCTTGAAGAGACGCTATCTCTTGTTGGGCAGCAATTAGGCTTCTGCAAGCGAGATCTAGTGACAGATTATTTCTCCAGATAAAATTATAATCACTGTTTGCTTTCAATGACGTTAGGCTCACGTGCCATTGTAAAATATCATCACCTTAATGGGGACGTAACCACAACAATTAGTGAAAGAGAATCTGTCTCCGAGGGCATATATAGCCGTCGTGCTTCAAAAACCGCGCGCATTGTTTACTTGCCAGCCGTTAACAATGATTTTAGTTTGTCGAACTTTCCTTTTGTTACTGTGCTGGATGACCCGTTTGTCATTTGCAACGGGACACGACCAGGAGGATTTGGCTTCCGTTTTGACTCTTTTCAGAGAGGTCATGAATTTGGCTAAGAATGCAGCTAACGGTAATTGTTATTGTTCAAAACCGGGACACTTTGTGAATGACACTATCAAACAACGAAGAATCATGGATGTTATTCACGGATTTAGCGAGTTGATCGACTCGGAATCGGCTTCATTTATTGATAATAAACAACCTGAAGAAAAGCCACGCAAGCGAGTCAAACGCTTTCACTACGCCTTTCGTCGACGAATCGCTTTTCCTCCGGGCACGAAGATCACAGTGACTCCAACTTTCTTTTTGCCATTCGTTCGTGATCTGCCCAATGGATTAATCTCCAACATGTCCATtagttttcccttttcaaGTATGTGAATAATTCTTTTGCGACATGTAAGCTTAACGTCAGCTTGAATTGATCATAATTTCATTGCAAGTGGTTCTGGACGAACTTGGGCTGACTGACGattcaaacatttttggaacGTTTTCCATTTTGAGGCGCATCTTTCGACTCTTCTTCGGCCATCGAAAACCACGAGCCAATGATTACGGAGGCGGGCACAGGTAATGTAATAAATTGTCGCTCTCGTAGATGATGATCGCGCGGCTTTCTCTCTTTCCCATAAAACAGCATAAAgaagtaaattgggaagtcGAATAAATTTATCTGAGTTTTTTTGCGCATTTGACTCAAGGGCACACGAATGCTTTAGTAATATTCTAATCAGCGATTCTTTTGTATAATTCCAATTTACGGTCTTAATTCTCGACTTGAATTATGAATTAGATTTATTCTAAGAATAAGAGTATCTTATCTGATCTTCGTGGAAGTCGCAAATTAATGCACAACAGGTCAGCGTTTTCTTATCAATATCTATTTCAGGTGTGACTGAATAAAATGACGAAAATGTTCTTTGCCGTAATGTGAGACCGCCTATAGAGACGGGCAATAAGAAAACAGAATCCCTATAAATCACAATTAAGAGAACATATGGTCATTAATAAGTACGGCGTAACCGATTTTTCACAGGATTTTGGTCTATCGTACCATTGAGAACGTGCTCTACAATTTGGGCATGGAGGGCCATGACTGCCTGTTGAGAGCCATCTGTGAGGTGCACGAATTCCCACTCGATCATCACCACGGCCTGCTGGGCGAGTTGCTTCAGTTCTTATTCACGTAATTGCTTTACaaa belongs to Daphnia magna isolate NIES linkage group LG1, ASM2063170v1.1, whole genome shotgun sequence and includes:
- the LOC116936675 gene encoding lymphokine-activated killer T-cell-originated protein kinase; translation: MSFDNFRTPMKNRLHSLVLGQNGGFEASPGRKITVPASPSLERLGYGTGVSVYLMERAPISGGGYRSPWAVKKVAKRFANQEHQDFSKRLLEEADILKKLEHPNIIGFRTLTKAVDGTWCLAMEKAENCLMDLIEQRLDSRAGPFPPHQIKCVGIDIARALEYLHTEKLLMHGDMKSGNILIFGDFKVAKLCDFGVAMALKEANGQAKPDQFYIGTQAWSAPEVIDMDGSFENDEAVITCKADIFSYGLTIWEMLSLCVPHADLLQDEEEDEEDDEKSYGSDCPDLAYQEALGTRPPLPDLPEVPDYSTAIAVFIATTEYDPEKRPLASEVMNIWNLSN
- the LOC116936676 gene encoding uncharacterized protein LOC116936676, which encodes MILVCRTFLLLLCWMTRLSFATGHDQEDLASVLTLFREVMNLAKNAANGNCYCSKPGHFVNDTIKQRRIMDVIHGFSELIDSESASFIDNKQPEEKPRKRVKRFHYAFRRRIAFPPGTKITVTPTFFLPFVRDLPNGLISNMSISFPFSMVLDELGLTDDSNIFGTFSILRRIFRLFFGHRKPRANDYGGGHRILVYRTIENVLYNLGMEGHDCLLRAICEVHEFPLDHHHGLLGELLQFLFTASKSADASEEGRDYIRAEQSGRDRGECWQYYSKCPRSLFSQQDNNNLYM